Part of the Salinimonas iocasae genome, TGACATCAACCCGCCGCGGTCCGTTAGGGGTTGAACAACTTAATCTGAATATTGAACAGGCACTGGGTGTCATTGCTGCCGGTGCTGTTAGTCGCCATTATAAGGGACGCCCGGTGATGGTTACACAGAATAACTATGCACAGCGACTGTTCAATGGCGATGTTGGCATTATCTGGCCAGATGAGAATCACCAGCTGAAAGCCTGGTTTGAAACCGAAACAGGTTTGAGAGCGGTCAGCCTGAGTCGGTTGCCAACAGTAGAAACGGTTTACGCCATGACGGTGCACAAGTCTCAGGGCTCAGAGTTTGCCCGGGTGCTGATGATTCTGGCGCCGCCGCTCAGTAGCCAGATGGCGGCGCTGAATACCCGCGAGCTGCTGTATACGGGGCTGACAAGGGCCAAACGGGCCTGCATGCTTATTGCTACCACCTCGCAATTTACCCAGGTAGTGAATACCCGGGTACAACGACACTCAGGGCTTGCTTCGCTGATGTCGCAAGCCGGTACAAAATAAGCACTGCGAAGCGGATGTCAGCGAAAAACAAAACAGATGCGCCGTGTATGCTAAGTGGCGACACCGAAACACTGTCAGCGGGCGGGTAGGCGCTAAAATTAACTGTCCGGTATAAAACAGTTCAGACACAGGCGCCTTGATCCCCTGCAGAAAAAGGCCGGCACAGGCATCATGACTCAGCCATGCCAGTGGTTGACCGACCTCGGCGACGGTTACAGGTTGCTCCGCCCAGTATTCGCAAAGCGTTATATCTGCACCAAATACCGGCTTGTCAGCAACCAACACCGTGCTAGCGTCACTACAATGCACTGAAGGCAACGCATATAGCTCACCCGTTCCCGCTTTGCCGGCAAGCTGATTTACCGGTGGCGGTAAAGCGGGGAAAGTACGCGCGCTACACATAGTGATTACCTGTTTAACAATGACAGGGTCAGCGTAATCTTTTTACCAAAATCGTGTGTTGATGCAGATCAACCGCGTCTACCTGCGTGTCGTTATTGGCTTGCATGGCACGCATAGCGACTTATTCGTGGACAGCCTGATAACAAATCCGCTAGGGTAGGTGTAATGCCTGTTATTACAGTCACATCAGACAATACTAAATAAAAAAGGATGCTTATGTCGCGACAACAATCAGCAATTCGTTCTGTATTGCAGTGCGTGCTTCTCGTAACCACGTTAACGATGAGTGCAGGGGCGTTTGCTGAGCGTGAGGATTTGCAGTCATTTACTGAATCAATGACTGCGCAGCAGGGCTTCGTACCTATTTACTATGATGAAGAAAACGGAAAGCTTTATCTGTCGGTGAGTCAATGGAACACGCCAATGCTGTTCCATTCGGCTCTGCCACACGGCATTGGCTCAAACGATATTGGTTTGGACCGGGGGCAATTAGGTGATACACGCCTGGTGCAGTTTGAGCGGCACGGAAAGCAGGTCTTTTTGCGTCAGTTGAATACCACATTTCGGGCAAGTGCTGACAATCCGGCAGAGAAGCAAAGTGTTACCGAAGCCTTTGCTGACTCAGTGATTGCCGGCTTTGAAATTGTCGCGCAGGACGATGACACGGTACTTATCGATTACACCCCTTATCTGTTAAGTGATATTCATAAGATTGCCAAACGTTTGAGTGACACCGATCAGGGTAGCTATTCCATCGATAAGGCACGCAGCAGCGTATTTTTACCCCGTACCAAAGCATTTGATACCAACACAGAGCTGGAATCCATTGTCACCTTTACCGGCAGTGACGCGGGTAAATATGTACGTCAGGTTACACCGTCGCCTGATAGCATAACAGTGCACCTGCATCACTCGTTTCTTGCGGCGCCGGATGACAATTATCAGCCCCGGCTATTTCATCCTTACTCCGGCTTCTGGAAAACACGGTTTTTTGATTACTCCGCTGCTATCAATGAGCCTATGGAGAAAAAATTCATCACCCGGCATCGTCTTTACAAAAAGGACCCGGGCGCCAAGTCCAGTGAGCCGGTAACACCGATTGTTTATTATCTTGATCCCGGCATACCTGAGCCCGTTAAAGGAGCATTGATGCGTGGTGCCAGGTGGTGGGATCAGGCGTTTGAATCAATAGGCTATAAAAATGCATTTCAGGTAAAAACACTGCCAGAGGATGCCGACCCGATGGATGCACGTTATAACGTCATTCAGTGGGTACACAGGGCGACCCGGGGATGGTCATACGGCAGCTCCATCGTTGACCCTCGCACTGGTGAGATTATCAAAGGTCACGTTACGCTCGGCTCGTTACGTGTCAGACAGGATTACCTGATTGCTCTAGCCCTTAGCAGCCCGTTTTCTGATGAGCAGGCTGATACATCAGCGCAGCAGAAAATGGCACTGGACCGTATTGCGCAGTTGTCCGCTCACGAGGTGGGGCACACTCTGGGCTTAGCACATAACTTTGCGGCCAGTGAAAATGACAGAGCCTCTGTGATGGATTACCCGCATCCGATGTTGAAAGAGAAAAACGGCAGCATCGATTTTTCCTCAGCATACGATACTGGTATGGGGAAATGGGATAAACACGCTATCGAGTACGGCTATCAGGACTTTGGGGACAATGGGGATAACGAAGACGCGCTGGCGCAGATTATTCAACGCGCGAAAGATGAGGCGCTGTCGTTTAAAACCGATTTTGATACCCGTTCGGCGTCTTCGGCATCTGCCAGCGGCCATATGTGGGATAATGGTTCAGATGTCCTGAAATCTTACGGACAGATAGTTGCACTACGAAAAAATGCGTTGCAGCGAATGGGCGAGGCGACACTGGAGAATGGCCAAACCTACTCTTCTTTGGAAGATAAGCTGGTACCGGTTTACCTGCTACATCGCTACCAGCTTGCAGCCGTGGCTAAGCAGGTGGGCGGACTGAATTATGACTATGAATTAAAACAACCGGACAGTAAGCCGGCAGGGCAGTCCATGGTCCCTGCACAACAGCAGAAAATGGCAATAAAAGCGCTCATTACTGCGTCGTCTCCTGACTTTTTGCAAATGCCTGAAAAGTTGCTTTCACTTATCACGCCTACCGCTTTTGGTGATGATATCACTCGCGAGCATTTCAACGGGCGTATGGGGACCCCTCTTGACCCTGTGTCTGCAGCTGAATCAGCCGCTGACTATAGCCTGAGCCTGTTACTGGATGCACAACGGTTGAACCGGTTGTCCTGGCAGGCCAGCCAGCAACGTGCGCTACCCGGTGTAACTGCTGTGATTAACCGGGTATTGCAGCAACACTGGTATGAGCCTGAAGCGGATTACGGGCTAAATCAGCGACTGGCAATGGTGTCACTAAATGCAATCTTTAACGCACTGGCATCTGATGAACTGGCACCTGAAGTCCGTGCTGATATTGATGTCGCGTTGATGAAATTTACCCGTTGGCTGGACAAGGACAGCAAGCTTGCACAAGCTGATGTATTGCATTCCCATATGCAGCAATACTGGCGCACCGGGAAATGGCCACTGGCTTTCCAGGTAAAACCGCTGCCGCCGGGTTCACCCATCTAGCAAAAAAGGGGCGATAAGCGCCCCTTTTCTATTCACTGGTAATGTC contains:
- a CDS encoding zinc-dependent metalloprotease; its protein translation is MLMSRQQSAIRSVLQCVLLVTTLTMSAGAFAEREDLQSFTESMTAQQGFVPIYYDEENGKLYLSVSQWNTPMLFHSALPHGIGSNDIGLDRGQLGDTRLVQFERHGKQVFLRQLNTTFRASADNPAEKQSVTEAFADSVIAGFEIVAQDDDTVLIDYTPYLLSDIHKIAKRLSDTDQGSYSIDKARSSVFLPRTKAFDTNTELESIVTFTGSDAGKYVRQVTPSPDSITVHLHHSFLAAPDDNYQPRLFHPYSGFWKTRFFDYSAAINEPMEKKFITRHRLYKKDPGAKSSEPVTPIVYYLDPGIPEPVKGALMRGARWWDQAFESIGYKNAFQVKTLPEDADPMDARYNVIQWVHRATRGWSYGSSIVDPRTGEIIKGHVTLGSLRVRQDYLIALALSSPFSDEQADTSAQQKMALDRIAQLSAHEVGHTLGLAHNFAASENDRASVMDYPHPMLKEKNGSIDFSSAYDTGMGKWDKHAIEYGYQDFGDNGDNEDALAQIIQRAKDEALSFKTDFDTRSASSASASGHMWDNGSDVLKSYGQIVALRKNALQRMGEATLENGQTYSSLEDKLVPVYLLHRYQLAAVAKQVGGLNYDYELKQPDSKPAGQSMVPAQQQKMAIKALITASSPDFLQMPEKLLSLITPTAFGDDITREHFNGRMGTPLDPVSAAESAADYSLSLLLDAQRLNRLSWQASQQRALPGVTAVINRVLQQHWYEPEADYGLNQRLAMVSLNAIFNALASDELAPEVRADIDVALMKFTRWLDKDSKLAQADVLHSHMQQYWRTGKWPLAFQVKPLPPGSPI